One part of the Streptomyces sp. NBC_01381 genome encodes these proteins:
- a CDS encoding LysM peptidoglycan-binding domain-containing protein yields MPAKGKHRRPKSSPLTRGIAAAGTGGAVLVLPVLGATSAGAAQAAPAAKPAAAAKTYVVVAGDSLSKIAREHSLSGGWKQLYKDNRSALGDDPRLIHPGLKLTLGKKASAEPAEKSAASRASAERADRSERKSTSAEPAAAQAKKSYTNDLDGWIKESLDIMAQQGIPGTYEGIHRNIMRESSGNPLAINNWDSNAVAGTPSKGLLQVIAPTFEAYHVPGTSTDSYDPVANITAACNYAANRYGSIDNVNGPY; encoded by the coding sequence ATGCCTGCAAAGGGCAAGCACCGCCGTCCCAAGTCCAGCCCGCTCACCCGGGGCATCGCCGCCGCAGGCACGGGCGGGGCCGTCCTCGTACTCCCGGTGCTCGGCGCGACCTCCGCAGGCGCGGCGCAGGCCGCCCCGGCCGCCAAGCCCGCCGCCGCCGCGAAGACCTACGTCGTCGTCGCGGGCGACTCCCTCTCCAAGATCGCCCGCGAGCACTCCCTGAGCGGCGGCTGGAAGCAGCTGTACAAGGACAACCGCAGCGCCCTCGGCGACGACCCGCGGCTGATCCACCCCGGCCTCAAGCTCACCCTCGGCAAGAAGGCCTCCGCCGAGCCCGCGGAGAAGTCGGCCGCCTCCAGGGCGTCCGCCGAGCGGGCGGACCGCTCCGAGCGCAAGAGCACGTCCGCCGAGCCCGCCGCCGCCCAGGCGAAGAAGTCGTACACCAACGACCTCGACGGCTGGATCAAGGAGTCGCTCGACATCATGGCCCAGCAGGGCATCCCGGGCACCTACGAGGGCATCCACCGCAACATCATGCGCGAGTCCTCCGGCAACCCGCTGGCCATCAACAACTGGGACTCCAACGCTGTCGCCGGAACCCCGTCCAAGGGGCTCCTGCAGGTCATCGCCCCCACGTTCGAGGCCTACCACGTGCCCGGCACGTCGACGGACAGCTACGACCCCGTCGCCAACATCACCGCCGCCTGCAATTACGCGGCCAACCGGTACGGCTCGATCGACAACGTGAACGGCCCGTACTAG
- a CDS encoding MASE1 domain-containing protein: MAAVLLTRRFRLSLEVVLKTAAVAACYYVAGRLGLLGRLTVEGVIVTPIWPPTGVAVAALLVYGMSVWPGIAIGSFLVIASLTTPQPTTLVTVAGNTLAPLCAYLMLRGVGFRVGISRLRDGLALVFLGGLVAMLISATAGVGLQVVTGGLATGQFWSVWLAWWVGDAMGVLLVTPLLLVLAGATGPLQLRRWKEMLCLAIAAVIVIPLAVLGDLSLLFLVFPLLIWAALRFQLAGSMVCALFASVLTTFEANTQQGAFLHLSAIEVMTKLQAFNGATALTALLLSAMAAEQRATRRSVESACKELAEVLEHLAAGESPPEQPARHAAGLHTDDTAPGTGSYRDVR, from the coding sequence ATGGCTGCTGTGTTGCTGACCCGGCGGTTCCGGCTGTCCTTGGAGGTAGTCCTCAAGACAGCGGCCGTTGCCGCCTGCTATTACGTGGCCGGGCGGCTGGGCCTGCTCGGTCGACTCACTGTCGAAGGAGTGATCGTCACCCCCATTTGGCCGCCCACCGGCGTGGCCGTCGCCGCCCTGCTTGTCTACGGCATGTCGGTCTGGCCCGGGATCGCCATCGGGTCCTTCCTCGTCATCGCGTCCCTCACCACCCCTCAGCCCACCACCCTCGTCACCGTGGCGGGAAACACCCTCGCCCCGCTCTGCGCCTATCTGATGCTGCGCGGGGTCGGCTTCCGGGTCGGAATCTCACGTCTGCGGGACGGTCTCGCCCTGGTCTTCCTCGGCGGGCTCGTTGCCATGCTGATCAGTGCCACGGCGGGGGTCGGGCTGCAGGTGGTCACCGGCGGACTGGCGACGGGGCAGTTCTGGTCCGTGTGGCTGGCGTGGTGGGTGGGCGACGCGATGGGCGTCCTGCTCGTCACTCCGCTCCTGCTCGTGCTGGCGGGAGCCACTGGACCACTGCAACTGAGGCGCTGGAAGGAGATGCTGTGCCTCGCCATCGCGGCCGTGATCGTCATACCTCTGGCTGTGCTCGGCGATTTGAGCCTGCTTTTCCTCGTCTTTCCGCTGCTCATCTGGGCGGCGTTGCGCTTCCAGCTGGCCGGGAGCATGGTGTGCGCGCTGTTCGCGTCCGTGCTCACCACCTTCGAGGCGAATACGCAGCAAGGCGCCTTCCTCCACCTGTCGGCCATCGAGGTCATGACCAAACTTCAGGCATTCAACGGTGCCACTGCGCTGACGGCGCTCCTGCTGTCCGCCATGGCGGCCGAACAGCGCGCCACCCGCCGATCGGTAGAGAGCGCCTGTAAGGAACTCGCCGAGGTACTGGAGCACCTAGCCGCGGGAGAATCCCCACCCGAACAGCCCGCCAGGCACGCCGCCGGCCTCCACACCGACGACACGGCGCCGGGGACGGGGAGCTACCGGGACGTGCGTTGA
- a CDS encoding DUF3500 domain-containing protein — MDGHRSEATATAMTTALAAEMREVVRALLSVLDPEQVRELRAGPARLDAPELREWTYLPGGRPGLPTEGLGDRQREAVDALLATAHSAAGAALAHGAIEVERHRRAMVGATGADRYWLRLLGDPEGDGPWGWRMNGHHLAVHVLITAAGMRVTPHFIGAEPARITHGPQAGRRLLGPEEDLARELVTDLDVGRRAEAVFAAAPPDDILTRADPFADPDLLPTGLPYGDMTPGQQRLLQRLVRRYLDRAPTAYAQECWSDAVARGLDALSFAWAGGRAPGDRHYYCVRAPDFLIEYDNTQDGGNHAHSVWRHVRHDWGADLLRAHYTEQHG; from the coding sequence GTGGACGGGCATCGATCAGAGGCGACGGCGACGGCGATGACGACGGCGTTGGCGGCGGAGATGAGAGAGGTGGTGCGGGCACTGCTGTCCGTGCTGGACCCGGAGCAGGTGCGCGAGCTGCGCGCGGGGCCCGCCCGGCTGGACGCGCCCGAGCTGCGGGAGTGGACGTATCTGCCGGGCGGGCGCCCTGGGCTGCCCACCGAGGGTCTTGGCGACCGGCAGCGCGAGGCTGTCGACGCGCTCCTCGCCACGGCGCACAGCGCGGCGGGAGCGGCGCTGGCGCACGGGGCGATCGAGGTGGAACGGCACCGCCGAGCCATGGTCGGCGCCACGGGTGCCGACCGCTACTGGCTGCGGCTGCTGGGCGACCCGGAGGGCGACGGACCTTGGGGCTGGCGGATGAACGGCCACCACCTCGCCGTACACGTATTGATCACGGCGGCCGGGATGCGGGTGACGCCACACTTCATCGGTGCGGAGCCGGCGCGCATCACACACGGTCCGCAGGCCGGCCGCAGGCTGCTGGGGCCGGAGGAGGATCTGGCCCGGGAGCTGGTCACGGACCTAGATGTCGGCCGACGGGCAGAGGCGGTCTTCGCCGCCGCGCCTCCGGACGACATCTTGACCCGCGCCGACCCCTTCGCCGATCCAGACCTGCTGCCGACCGGCCTCCCGTACGGCGACATGACGCCCGGTCAGCAGCGGCTGCTTCAGCGTCTGGTGCGCCGCTACCTCGACCGCGCGCCCACGGCGTACGCGCAGGAGTGCTGGTCCGACGCCGTGGCGCGTGGACTGGACGCCCTCTCGTTCGCCTGGGCCGGTGGCCGCGCACCGGGGGACCGGCACTATTACTGCGTTCGGGCCCCGGACTTCCTCATCGAGTACGACAACACCCAGGACGGCGGCAACCACGCCCACTCGGTCTGGCGGCACGTCCGCCACGACTGGGGCGCCGACCTTCTCCGCGCGCACTACACGGAACAGCACGGGTGA
- a CDS encoding S8 family serine peptidase, which yields MCITRADAGVRITPTGATAAADISVSGLDAVAAQEDVTFSPLFGADQERLRAQAGAPSEGAGADDATLEILDRMGLFFHVDAPTDQLDALAERLRASDAVEGAYVKPAAALAVPEVVPKKEKESEETELPPLNDMQPTGADAPPVSPDFTARQGYLDAAPGGVDARYAWTLPGGRGAGVRVIDCEWGWRFTHEDLRLNQGGIVSGTGSTDTDHGTAVLGEIGGDVNAFGITGIAPDTVTSASAFSIPTATAIRNAADRLGPGDIILLEIHRAGPHATGVGQVGYIAVEWWPDDYLAIRYAVNKGITVVEAAGNGAEDLDHADYDTPRAGFPSWWRNPFRRTALDAGAVIVGAGAPPPGTHGRQHGPDRSRLDFSNYGACVDAQGWGREVTTTGYGDLQAGDNQDFWYTDRFSGTSSASPIVVGALAGTQGVLRANGRIPLSPSRARQLLRSTGSPQQDAPGRPATQRIGRRPDLRQLIPAALQTSSWVGVQFRGTLAGNRTGRWFTFNWPAHWHVVWTVVPTSVRTGAPQIGWKVRVERANDTYATYWIDVTNLVADSVEFEARFAVLGW from the coding sequence GTGTGCATCACGCGCGCCGACGCCGGGGTACGCATCACCCCGACCGGCGCGACCGCCGCCGCCGACATCTCCGTCAGCGGTCTCGACGCCGTGGCGGCCCAGGAGGACGTCACCTTCAGCCCGCTGTTCGGCGCGGACCAGGAGAGGCTGCGCGCCCAGGCGGGTGCCCCCTCGGAAGGCGCCGGTGCCGACGACGCCACGCTGGAGATCCTCGACCGGATGGGGCTCTTCTTCCATGTCGACGCTCCCACCGACCAGTTGGACGCGCTGGCCGAGCGGCTCCGCGCGTCGGACGCCGTGGAGGGCGCCTACGTCAAGCCCGCAGCCGCCCTCGCCGTCCCCGAGGTCGTACCGAAGAAGGAGAAGGAGAGCGAGGAGACCGAACTCCCGCCGCTCAACGACATGCAGCCGACGGGCGCCGACGCACCGCCCGTCTCCCCGGACTTCACCGCCCGACAGGGCTATCTCGACGCGGCTCCGGGCGGCGTCGACGCCCGCTACGCGTGGACCCTGCCCGGCGGGCGCGGCGCCGGCGTCCGCGTGATCGACTGCGAGTGGGGCTGGCGCTTCACCCATGAGGACCTGCGCCTGAACCAGGGCGGCATCGTCTCCGGCACCGGGAGCACGGACACCGATCACGGCACCGCGGTGCTCGGCGAGATCGGCGGCGACGTCAACGCGTTCGGGATCACCGGGATCGCGCCGGACACGGTCACCAGCGCGTCCGCCTTCTCCATCCCCACGGCCACGGCGATCCGGAACGCCGCCGACCGCCTCGGCCCCGGCGACATCATCCTGCTGGAGATCCACCGCGCCGGTCCGCACGCGACAGGCGTCGGCCAGGTCGGGTACATCGCCGTCGAGTGGTGGCCGGACGACTACCTGGCCATCCGATACGCCGTCAACAAGGGCATCACCGTGGTCGAGGCCGCGGGCAACGGCGCGGAGGACCTGGACCACGCCGACTACGACACCCCGAGGGCGGGCTTCCCCTCCTGGTGGCGCAACCCCTTCCGGCGCACCGCGCTGGACGCCGGCGCTGTGATCGTGGGTGCCGGGGCGCCGCCGCCCGGCACCCACGGCCGCCAGCACGGCCCGGACCGGTCCCGCCTCGACTTCTCCAACTACGGCGCCTGCGTGGACGCACAGGGCTGGGGACGCGAGGTGACCACGACCGGCTACGGCGACCTCCAGGCTGGCGACAACCAGGACTTCTGGTACACGGACCGGTTCAGCGGTACGTCCAGTGCCTCGCCGATCGTCGTGGGCGCGCTGGCCGGCACCCAGGGCGTCCTGCGGGCGAACGGCCGTATCCCGTTGTCGCCCTCTCGGGCCCGGCAGCTGCTGCGTTCCACCGGCTCACCGCAGCAGGACGCGCCGGGACGCCCGGCGACCCAGCGCATCGGCAGGCGTCCCGACCTGCGCCAGCTCATCCCGGCGGCCCTCCAGACGAGCAGCTGGGTCGGCGTCCAGTTCCGGGGCACCCTCGCCGGGAACCGCACCGGCCGCTGGTTCACCTTCAACTGGCCCGCCCACTGGCATGTGGTGTGGACGGTCGTCCCGACCAGCGTCCGCACCGGCGCCCCGCAGATCGGCTGGAAGGTCCGGGTCGAGCGGGCCAACGACACGTACGCGACGTACTGGATCGACGTGACCAACCTGGTGGCCGACTCGGTCGAGTTCGAGGCCCGGTTCGCGGTTCTCGGATGGTGA
- a CDS encoding transcriptional regulator: protein MARLHYLTKTDHARAAARAVGLTVTDRMIKAWLDGKRGPSKRNLEKADAAYRTVRRQNVARYLLGRLNARGRGSRVELHPLNQSQVARPHQRVLQFRTLNIRRWDRIVGAWADRDEQGLDDAWVDQIVGLGSDWGQYEYVSNVGFAA from the coding sequence CTGGCCCGCCTGCACTACCTCACCAAGACCGACCACGCCCGTGCCGCAGCACGGGCCGTGGGATTGACGGTCACCGACCGCATGATCAAGGCCTGGCTCGACGGAAAGCGCGGCCCGTCGAAGAGGAACCTCGAGAAGGCCGATGCGGCCTATCGCACCGTGCGCCGCCAGAACGTGGCCCGCTACCTGTTGGGCCGCCTCAACGCCCGCGGCCGCGGTTCCCGCGTCGAGCTGCACCCCCTCAACCAGTCCCAGGTCGCACGGCCTCACCAGCGGGTCCTGCAGTTCCGCACGCTCAACATCCGCCGCTGGGACCGCATCGTGGGGGCCTGGGCGGATAGAGACGAGCAGGGACTCGACGACGCGTGGGTGGACCAGATCGTCGGCCTCGGCTCGGACTGGGGCCAGTACGAGTACGTCTCCAACGTCGGCTTCGCCGCCTGA
- a CDS encoding type II toxin-antitoxin system Phd/YefM family antitoxin produces the protein MTCVELTDGVEDFGRLAGLVEETGERVILTEDGTPVSVLLPAAELAELEYWAQRGLRAPIPLPEAAEEWPPGPAQHGPYMRYVHVDGGQMTFTRDRVLVAELRDAAWLDWLEEQALHARQGYMSPKQAAAFAEFLARQPPVGEQ, from the coding sequence ATGACCTGCGTTGAACTGACCGATGGCGTAGAGGACTTCGGCCGCCTGGCCGGTCTCGTGGAGGAGACGGGTGAACGTGTGATCCTCACCGAGGACGGTACGCCGGTGAGCGTGCTGCTCCCGGCAGCTGAGCTGGCTGAGCTGGAGTACTGGGCGCAGCGCGGGCTGCGCGCTCCGATACCCCTGCCTGAAGCAGCCGAGGAATGGCCACCAGGACCGGCACAACACGGCCCGTACATGCGGTATGTGCACGTGGACGGCGGGCAGATGACGTTCACCCGGGACCGCGTGCTGGTGGCCGAGTTGCGCGATGCTGCGTGGCTTGACTGGCTGGAGGAGCAGGCGCTGCACGCACGTCAGGGGTACATGAGCCCGAAGCAGGCGGCGGCGTTCGCCGAGTTCCTCGCCCGCCAGCCCCCGGTGGGCGAGCAGTAG
- a CDS encoding HIT family protein: MPNVTDPAVRGSMGPMDDEACAFCGIVADPSRARVLYADAHTLAFFPLTPAAKGHTLVVPRVHSADLWAMDETGVRRLMQSVLVVGRALRAALEPEGLNVINSTGGAASQTVFHTHVHLVPRWPGDAMGAIWPPKGEGPPDDAAVMNELARRVIDMTDPQALWSQSAMTTIANSAPNSDP, translated from the coding sequence GTGCCGAACGTGACCGATCCAGCCGTACGAGGGAGCATGGGACCCATGGACGACGAGGCCTGCGCCTTCTGCGGCATCGTCGCGGACCCGAGCCGGGCACGCGTGCTGTACGCCGACGCGCACACCTTGGCCTTCTTCCCGCTGACCCCCGCGGCAAAGGGACACACACTGGTCGTGCCCAGGGTGCACTCGGCGGACCTGTGGGCGATGGACGAGACTGGCGTGCGGCGGCTGATGCAGTCGGTGCTGGTGGTGGGCCGGGCGTTGCGCGCGGCGCTGGAGCCCGAGGGCCTGAATGTCATCAACTCCACGGGCGGGGCGGCCTCGCAGACCGTGTTCCACACCCATGTGCACCTCGTACCGCGCTGGCCCGGCGACGCGATGGGCGCGATCTGGCCGCCGAAGGGAGAGGGTCCCCCGGACGACGCCGCAGTGATGAACGAACTCGCCCGCCGAGTAATCGACATGACGGATCCTCAGGCACTCTGGTCTCAGAGCGCGATGACGACGATCGCCAACTCCGCCCCCAACAGCGACCCGTAG
- a CDS encoding MFS transporter: protein MIKGRSPGRIAQRIAGDSRSERVLILASFVNRVGNGLFNTASALYFTLVVDLPAVQVGVALTVAGLIGLLAGIPGGHLADRRGPRTIMMVALMVQAVAMSALVLVESWAALTVIATIDQLAAAAGGAAWGALVVRVGTDRPALFRAKLRTYVNLGVVLGTVGAGFAVAAHTRTAYLVLILGNAASFALCALLLFLLPNYRALAPPLQQRRWIALTDRPFVTFAALYGAMGLQYPVVSLLLPIWISEHTDAPRWTVAAVAAINSGVCVLLQTRIGSRIETPRDGGKAFRTAGLLFLVSCPMMALAAHAPVWAAAGLVVAAIFVHSLGEIWESSAGFALGFGLAPDHAQGQYQGLLGLGFSAGQALAPAILTTVVLGMGTIGWLLLGAFFAAVGAVGPSLERWGTRTRSRLGPAAAGPSGEPDEARV, encoded by the coding sequence ATGATCAAGGGGAGATCGCCCGGCCGAATAGCGCAGCGCATAGCGGGGGACAGCAGGTCGGAGCGTGTACTGATCCTGGCCAGCTTCGTGAATCGCGTCGGCAATGGGCTCTTCAACACTGCGTCGGCCCTCTACTTCACGTTGGTCGTGGATCTGCCGGCGGTGCAGGTGGGTGTCGCCCTCACCGTCGCCGGCTTGATCGGGCTGCTCGCGGGGATACCGGGAGGTCACCTGGCCGATCGACGTGGGCCGCGCACGATCATGATGGTCGCTCTGATGGTTCAAGCAGTGGCGATGTCCGCTCTTGTGCTTGTCGAGAGCTGGGCCGCCCTCACGGTCATCGCCACCATTGACCAGCTTGCCGCAGCCGCCGGCGGCGCGGCCTGGGGAGCCCTCGTGGTCCGGGTCGGCACTGACCGCCCGGCGCTGTTCAGGGCAAAGCTCCGAACTTACGTCAATTTGGGCGTCGTTCTGGGGACCGTGGGTGCTGGATTTGCGGTTGCCGCGCATACTCGCACTGCCTACCTCGTACTGATTCTCGGCAATGCGGCCAGCTTTGCGCTGTGCGCCCTGCTCCTGTTCTTGCTCCCCAACTACAGGGCATTGGCGCCGCCGTTGCAGCAGCGCCGCTGGATCGCTCTCACCGACCGTCCGTTCGTGACCTTCGCAGCCCTCTATGGTGCGATGGGGCTGCAGTACCCGGTGGTGTCGCTGCTTCTGCCGATTTGGATTTCAGAGCACACGGACGCACCGCGCTGGACCGTGGCCGCGGTAGCCGCGATCAATTCCGGAGTCTGCGTCCTCCTGCAGACCAGAATCGGATCCCGCATCGAAACGCCTCGCGATGGCGGCAAGGCGTTCCGCACGGCAGGACTGCTCTTCCTTGTCAGCTGTCCGATGATGGCCCTGGCCGCGCACGCTCCCGTGTGGGCGGCTGCCGGCCTCGTGGTCGCAGCGATCTTCGTCCACAGCCTCGGGGAGATATGGGAGTCCTCGGCCGGCTTCGCCCTCGGCTTCGGCCTGGCACCAGACCATGCCCAAGGCCAGTACCAAGGGCTTCTCGGGCTTGGCTTCAGCGCGGGCCAGGCGCTCGCCCCTGCCATCCTCACCACCGTCGTGCTCGGCATGGGCACCATCGGCTGGCTGCTCCTCGGTGCGTTCTTCGCCGCTGTGGGCGCCGTTGGCCCATCGCTTGAACGCTGGGGTACGCGAACCCGATCCCGACTGGGTCCCGCAGCTGCGGGACCCAGCGGAGAACCGGACGAGGCGCGCGTATAG
- a CDS encoding PP2C family protein-serine/threonine phosphatase, with product MFRTQAAEDGDELLARLAALTSRARELAEMQRSRVELAVALQRGMLPHDLPHPPGVRLAVGYMPANHGLNVGGDWYDAFTMPDGRIGLSIGDVQGHNIKAAAFMGQVRVGLRALASVTGDPGELLARTNDLLVSLGEDLFATCTFLRLDPATGVLECARAGHIPHIWATADGRSGVDEGECGPPLGVLEGAEYPVVCHRLTTGGVVVLLTDGVVEGPTLSLDEGLHRVMRLAEITAAAGLGINALAGGVMRLADTVGHEDDAAVLIIGHDDSDL from the coding sequence ATGTTCCGTACGCAGGCGGCCGAAGACGGTGACGAGCTGCTCGCCAGGCTCGCGGCGTTGACCTCCCGGGCCCGGGAACTCGCGGAGATGCAGCGCTCCCGGGTCGAGCTGGCAGTGGCCCTGCAGCGCGGCATGCTGCCGCACGACCTTCCGCACCCTCCCGGCGTCCGGCTGGCCGTGGGCTACATGCCCGCCAATCACGGCCTCAACGTCGGGGGAGACTGGTACGACGCCTTCACCATGCCCGACGGCCGTATCGGCCTGTCCATCGGAGACGTGCAGGGGCACAACATCAAGGCCGCCGCGTTCATGGGGCAGGTCCGGGTGGGCCTGCGTGCGCTGGCCTCGGTCACGGGAGACCCTGGGGAACTGCTCGCGCGTACCAACGATCTCCTGGTTTCCCTGGGCGAGGACCTCTTCGCCACATGTACGTTTCTCCGGCTCGATCCGGCCACCGGCGTCCTGGAGTGCGCTCGGGCCGGCCACATTCCCCACATCTGGGCCACGGCCGACGGCCGGTCCGGTGTCGACGAAGGAGAATGCGGTCCCCCGCTCGGCGTACTCGAAGGCGCCGAGTATCCCGTGGTGTGCCACCGGCTCACCACGGGTGGCGTCGTCGTGCTGCTGACCGACGGGGTGGTCGAGGGGCCGACACTGAGCCTCGACGAAGGCCTGCACCGGGTGATGCGGCTCGCCGAGATCACTGCCGCTGCCGGACTGGGCATCAACGCTCTCGCAGGCGGTGTGATGCGGCTGGCGGACACGGTGGGCCATGAGGACGATGCCGCCGTCCTCATCATCGGCCACGACGACAGCGACCTGTAG
- a CDS encoding helix-turn-helix transcriptional regulator, giving the protein MVVGLEESLRLSVAALMQATGQSQRVVAGVLGLTQAQVSRRQSGASSWTLRDADALAGFYGIDVLDLLAGPTRACEALMARQDSRAGTAKGAAR; this is encoded by the coding sequence ATGGTTGTGGGTCTGGAGGAGTCGTTGCGGCTTTCCGTGGCGGCGTTGATGCAGGCGACGGGGCAGTCGCAGCGGGTGGTTGCGGGGGTGCTGGGGCTGACGCAGGCGCAGGTTTCGCGTCGTCAGTCGGGCGCCAGTTCGTGGACTTTGCGTGATGCCGATGCCCTGGCCGGGTTCTACGGTATCGACGTGCTGGATCTGTTGGCGGGTCCGACCAGGGCATGTGAGGCACTGATGGCCCGCCAAGATAGCCGTGCCGGCACGGCGAAAGGGGCAGCGCGGTGA
- a CDS encoding class I SAM-dependent methyltransferase produces MRWDWYQRGEYGTELLGDVAGRTVVEVGAGAGTQAAYVAQELAPARVTAIDSSPTQHARAHPTRRPH; encoded by the coding sequence TTGCGCTGGGACTGGTACCAGCGCGGGGAGTACGGCACTGAGCTCCTGGGCGATGTCGCCGGCCGCACTGTGGTGGAAGTCGGCGCGGGTGCCGGGACGCAGGCCGCGTACGTCGCCCAGGAACTCGCACCGGCCCGCGTCACGGCCATCGACAGCTCACCGACACAGCACGCCCGTGCCCATCCAACGCGCCGACCACACTGA
- a CDS encoding DUF4232 domain-containing protein, whose protein sequence is MRSNTTVRATRRRTLRVAAAALGVAAGLSLTACNGDDVTGQGDPSSASSESSSSGGSGTGGSDQGGSGSGGSDQGGGKDSSGSSGGQGTAAGTGSNENGKTGKCRTDELDITAMDSTIGGDTEGTVAVTLENGGGRDCALSGFAGVDLKTSEGALSAQRSGQPAERMILKDGESVSFGINYPMNDSGGSGVSVTGLVVTPPGETKSVSLEWPGAKTLPVTDGSGSPVKVGPIGSAGQGG, encoded by the coding sequence ATGCGTTCCAACACCACTGTCCGTGCTACTCGTCGCCGCACTCTGCGTGTTGCCGCCGCGGCCCTGGGCGTGGCCGCGGGTCTCTCCCTCACGGCCTGCAACGGCGATGACGTCACGGGGCAGGGCGACCCGTCGTCGGCGTCCAGTGAGTCTTCCTCAAGCGGCGGTTCGGGTACGGGCGGCTCGGATCAGGGCGGTTCGGGCTCGGGCGGTTCGGATCAGGGCGGCGGCAAGGACTCCTCCGGGAGTTCCGGCGGGCAGGGCACGGCCGCCGGGACCGGCTCCAACGAGAACGGCAAGACCGGCAAGTGCCGCACCGACGAGCTGGACATCACGGCGATGGACAGCACCATCGGCGGCGACACCGAGGGCACCGTCGCCGTGACTCTGGAGAACGGCGGCGGCCGGGACTGCGCGCTGTCCGGGTTCGCGGGTGTCGACCTGAAGACCAGTGAGGGGGCGCTGTCCGCGCAGCGCAGTGGTCAGCCGGCCGAGCGGATGATCCTCAAGGACGGGGAATCGGTGTCCTTCGGCATCAACTACCCGATGAACGACTCGGGCGGTTCCGGTGTCAGCGTCACGGGTCTTGTGGTGACCCCGCCGGGCGAGACGAAGTCGGTCTCCCTGGAGTGGCCGGGCGCAAAGACGTTGCCCGTCACCGACGGCTCCGGCTCCCCGGTGAAGGTCGGCCCGATCGGAAGCGCCGGCCAGGGCGGCTGA